The Arachis hypogaea cultivar Tifrunner chromosome 19, arahy.Tifrunner.gnm2.J5K5, whole genome shotgun sequence genome has a window encoding:
- the LOC112778569 gene encoding uncharacterized protein, producing MLNFDEQATGEKRLMQLNELEEFRNKAYESTKIYKENAKRWHDQKIARREFTEGQKVLLYNSRLKFFPGKLKSRWSGPFTILNISPYGHVELMEDKTQRTFTVNGHRLKHYLGDSLDKKRVSYNLS from the coding sequence ATGTTGAACTTTGATGAACAAGCTACTGGAGAAAAGAGGCTTAtgcagctaaatgagctggaggagtttaggAATAAGGCATACGAGAGTAcaaagatctacaaagagaatgcaaaaaggtggcatgatcagAAGATAGCAAggagggagttcactgaagggcAAAAGGTGCTGCTGTATAATTcgagactcaagttcttccctgggaagcttaagtctcgatggtcaggcCCCTTCACCATCCTCAATATATCCCCCTATGGCCATGTAGAGCTCATGGAAGACAAAACACAAAGGACCTTCACTgtgaatggccatagactcaagcatTACCTAGGGGACTCACTGGATAagaagagagtgagctacaacctCAGCTAA